CACGCTCCGTATCTGTCACAATACGAATGAGTTACTTCGCCCATAGCAGCAAACTACTGTCTTAATGAAGATGTGAAATTGCTGACTTCAACCATTTTGAAATGAACAACATTTTGATGAGCTGTCTGACTACTGACCCTGTTTTCTCCCTCTCCAGGGCAATGTTTATGAGTGGTCTGTCTGAGAGTAAACAGACTAATGTTCACCTGAAGAACGTGGACCCTGCCACTCTCCAGATCATCATCACCTACGCCTATACAGGCAACCTGGCTATCAATGACAGCACCGTGGAGCCACTCTATGAGACCGCCTGCTTCCTACAGGTGTGGTACCAGTCTCCtattccccccccctccccttctggGTCTCAACATTACTCTACTGATCTACAGAGGTAGACGTGTCCTGTCTGTCTTTATGAGTCTCATCACATCACTGACCCTCCTATTTCTGATCActggatgtgtgtgtatatgcctaATTGAGTTGTGACTCTTAGTAATATAATTACAATGTTGATCTTGCTGTTTTTTAAGCTGTAGCTATTTCTCTATaataccccctccccctccctgtctagGTAGAGGATGTGCTACTGCAGTGCAGGGACTACCTGGTGAAGAAGATCCATGCAGACAACTGTGTCCGGATGCTGAGCATCGGGGATCTGTTCTCCTGTGTGGAGCTGAAGCAGAGCGCCAAGCGCATGGTGGAACACAAGTTCCCCGTGGTCTACCGTCAGGAGGCCTTCCTACAGCTGTCCCATGAGTTGCTGGTCGACGTGCTGTGCTCAGACAACCTCAACGTAGAGAAGGTGGGTACACTTCTCTGGTTATACATACCTAATGTACTTTCTACGTACTTAGAAATATTCCTGCCGGTatgtatacttttttttttttaattgttttttaCTTCGTCTTAATGTTGGTTCTATGTGTATTTCTTATCCCTGAGCTGTAAAGCAAATTACCCCTAGGGGATAAGAATACGGCTTCTGGCTACGCAAAATGACTGCTTGTAAAACTGATACCCATGGTGTTGTCACAATGTAGTATGTTTGATGTTTAAATATTATCTTAGGAGGAGACTGTGAGGGAGGCTGCCATGCTGTGGCTGGAGTATAACATGGAGGCTAGGTCCCAGTACCTGTCCTCAGTTCTCAGCCAGATCCGCATCGACGCTCTCTCCGAGGTGACTCAGCGTGCCTGGTTCCAGGGCCTACCGCCTAACGACAAGTCTGTCGTAGTGCAGGGCCTCTACAAGTCCATGCCCAAGTTCTTCAAACCCCGCCTTGGCATGACAAAGGAGGAGATGCTTATCTTCATGGAGGCCACGTCAGAGTGGCCATCTGACATGGGTCAGGTGATGGCGGGCCCCAACCACACGGTGGTGTGTTACAGCCCGCAGGCCGAGAAGGTCTACAAGCTCAGCAATCCGCCCGGCGACCTCCAGAAGGTTGGGACGCTCGTCACACCCGACAACGACGTGTTCATTGCCGGCGGGCAAATCCCGCTGAAGAACTCGATCGCCAACCACGGGAAAAGCGGCGGCAAGCAACAGGCAGTGTTCCGCTCAGTGGATAGCTTCTTCTGGTTTGACGCCCAGCAGAATGCCTGGGTGCCTAAGACGCCCATGCTATGTGCCCGCATCAAGCCCTCTCTGGTCTACTGCGAGGGTTACATCTACGCCATCGGGGGTGACAACGTAGGCGGGGAGCTAAATAAACGTACCGTAGAACGCTATGACTGTGAGAAAGACGAGTGGGCTATGATGAGCCCCCTCCCTTGCGCCTGGAACTGGACCACGTCCGTAGCAGCCCACGACTGTATCTACGTGATGACCCATGACCTCATGTACTGCTACTTTCCTCGTGCTGACACCTGGGTAGAGATGGCCATGAGGAAGACAAGTCGCTGCTTCGCCTCCGCTGCCACCTTCGGTGACCTCATCTTCTACATTGGGGGGCTCCACGTTGTCTCCAACTCGGGCGTCCGCATGCCCACCAGCACCATCGACGGTTCCTCCGTCACCGTGGAGATCTACGACGTCGGCAAGAACGAGTGGCGCCTGGCCGCCAACATCCCTGCCAAGCGCTACTCGGACCCGTGCGTGCGGGCCGTGGTGCTCCTTGGCGCTCTGTGCATCTTCATGCGGGAGACTCACATGAACGAACGCGCCAAGTACGCCATCTATCAGTACGACCTGGAGCTGGACCGCTGGTACCTCAAGCAGCCCGTGTCTGAGCGCGTGCTCTGGGACCTGGGGAAGGACTTCCGCTGCGCCGTGGGGAAGCTATACCCATCCTGTCTGGAAGAATCCCCGTGGAAACCACCCACCTACCTGTTTTCCCCTGACGGGGCTGAGGAGTTTGAGGTGGACGGGGAGATGGTCTCCCTCCCTCACATATAGCTCTTAACCTTCCACCTCTCTGCCCCCAAACGGAGTCCCCGAATTGCCCTCTGAACTCTGGGTGTGACGTGTCGAGGGATGGACCTGAAAGCCAGAGGGGTAGGTTTGATGTCTGTTCCAAAGGGATCTGAGCGCTACAAGGCTGTTCTGCTGGCTGGCTGTTGCTGACAAACAAGCTTATACAAAGCCTCAGACATTGAAAATATAGGAGAAACTAAAAAGTAATATGGGAAAAAAAGTAGATTTGTTTTTTTCTTTTGTCCGTTGCAACTTCAAGTCTGTTATACTGTTTCTACAATGTGATAATTGAAAGTTGACTGATTTGTGATGCACTTACTGGCGAAAAGCTCCTTGGAATAACTGTACCAAAATCCTCCTGgtctccacctctttctctcttctatcACCACTGTTGTAAAcccacatccatctctcctaGGGACACGTGGCCTGTGTCCCAGCcatatggtaccctattccctaagtagtgcactaaataggtaatacggtgccatttgggatgctcctAGTATAGGAACATACAGGGCCAAGTGTTAGGGGGGGTTCTAGGTGGTGACTGCAGGTCCAGTCACtatcttttttttttctccctttttctTCACCTCTGCTCCAGACACgcaaccccctgcctctcccctcactcctctaGTCCCCTGCTCACACCTGCCTGTctctggctgtgtcccaaatggcacctgactccctacttttgaccagggcacaaaGGGCAACCATAGGCTTGTTAAGCTGGCACTGTGGCGCTCTTGCCAAAAGTAGCGTcctatatagggttccatttgggaggcATCCTTAGTCAATCTCTCTGGACACAGATCTTCCACAGAGCCAGCCAGCGGTTTACAGAACTGAGCTCACCCTAACCAACCGCCATCTCATCGTCGTGATGGGAGGTTTTATGCCGGCTCTTTATTTTTGACAAGCGCGGGTCTCTGCAACAACACACGCCTCCCTCACGCTATCTCAATACTCTCAACTATAGATTTTTGGGCtcatgcatttaaaaaaatatataataaattcCCCCTAAGCTgctgaaatatatataaaaatatatatttttcatgtttaaaaaaaactgttAGTGTGGGGGAAAACCAGGTTCTATTTTGTATTAgtgtttttttaattttaaatcagacattactgtagtgtgatTGTGTTTAGGTATCCACCCCCCATCAGATTATTTTCTTGTGTGAAATACTGAGGAATCTTGCTGCTGATTGGGTCTGGGAAGGAGGGCTGGCCCAGTGCTGTTGCTATGGAAATTGTCCAGGCAACCACTAGCGGTAGTGGAGAACGACTGGAGGGTGGTATGGGAGGGAAGGAGCGGACGGAGCTGCTTCATGGTTCCTACCTTAAACATGAGCACAGGTGCTTCATGACAAACCTTACTAGCATGTTTGGCTGCATCATGTTCCTTTGGCACTGTATTTTGAATGAATGTTAATTTATTAAAAAACATACCAAAATGTTCTCAAACAATGACTTATTTTCACATTGGTTTTTGTTTTAAACATGTTTGTACCTGTTAATCAAGTCTGCTCACAAATAATTTAACCTATTTACATTTTCAGTTAGTTATACAACCATGGGACCTATTATGCCTGCTTAAAATAGTTTTGTCCTATTCGTTGCCTGACCTAAAAGGCATCCACAGAAGCCCTGTTGGTACCACCTCTGAATAGCTATAACGAGCTGGTTGCTtcacaaatggcaacctattccatacagggactagggtgccatttgggacagctgCTGAAGCCAAACAAACATCCCTCTACTgctctgcctcctccccctcccataGCTTTTGAGCTGATAATCTGAAAGTCATCCGTGAGGTCCCTGGGTTCGCGTGTGCATGCGATGTTATTGAACTGAGGCACGTGGCTGCAGCCTGTTTTTGTCCGGTAGACCCTGCTACCACATGTCCTGGTACACCCCCTCTACAGTCTTTTGTTTGGCTGACCTACATACAGTATGACCAGACCATGAATATCTCGCTCTCTTTAACAGAAGCTTACAGAAATACTTTTTTAATCTCTTTCGTTTTGTGCTTATGGAAAGCACTTTTTTTAGGTACAGAAGCTATGAGAAAGTAGATTTGCATGTCTTATATTTAATGCAGCATAAATTAACTTCACAATTTAGAATATTTTCAAAACACTCAGGTGAAAAAAAAAATTGCATTGTGATTTTCAGAGATCAACAAATGAAGCATACAGACTTTAGTTAAAGTCAAGACAGGAAATCAAGGAGATGATGGTTCAGACAGCCGGCAAAGATGTTATTACAGTTTAAAAACTGGACCTGGGCCCATGTCTAAACGTCTGAGTCaagagtgctgatttaggatcagtttggccttttagATCGTAATTGATAAGGTTAtgggatcctagatcagcactcttactcCAACTTTTAGTGGATACAGTCCCAGATCTcaaagataaatatatatatacacacttttCTAAATATGGATCTGTGCCTAAATGTTAAACTAATCCAACAACTTCAATACAAACAGTTGGGGGGAGTACTGTAATCATCTCAAAGTAACAAGTATAGGCTAAAGTAGtgacctatatagggaatagggtgccatttcagatgcacgATAGAGAGCCATATCAGGTAGAGATTGGTTCCAGTCGTGTCGAGACAGGGAAATCACTTATGTACAAGTCCAACAAACTATATACAAGTAATAAATTAGTTTTATCCCATACTCCAACCATCTTTAGAAAAGTTATTACGTGTATAGTGCGGACATGAGGAAAAAGATAACTGCTTTTTTTCTTAACCTTAAGGAATGACAAACatatgttccaaatggcaccctcttctctttatagtgcactactatagactagggtccggtcaaaagtagtgcactatggtaagggttccatttgggacacgcACATAGGTTGCCT
This window of the Oncorhynchus keta strain PuntledgeMale-10-30-2019 chromosome 4, Oket_V2, whole genome shotgun sequence genome carries:
- the LOC118372100 gene encoding kelch repeat and BTB domain-containing protein 2-like produces the protein MSDLSERRPVNMDYAVSLLEQLNFFYEQKLLTDVVLLVEDNEFPCHKMVLATCSSYFRAMFMSGLSESKQTNVHLKNVDPATLQIIITYAYTGNLAINDSTVEPLYETACFLQVEDVLLQCRDYLVKKIHADNCVRMLSIGDLFSCVELKQSAKRMVEHKFPVVYRQEAFLQLSHELLVDVLCSDNLNVEKEETVREAAMLWLEYNMEARSQYLSSVLSQIRIDALSEVTQRAWFQGLPPNDKSVVVQGLYKSMPKFFKPRLGMTKEEMLIFMEATSEWPSDMGQVMAGPNHTVVCYSPQAEKVYKLSNPPGDLQKVGTLVTPDNDVFIAGGQIPLKNSIANHGKSGGKQQAVFRSVDSFFWFDAQQNAWVPKTPMLCARIKPSLVYCEGYIYAIGGDNVGGELNKRTVERYDCEKDEWAMMSPLPCAWNWTTSVAAHDCIYVMTHDLMYCYFPRADTWVEMAMRKTSRCFASAATFGDLIFYIGGLHVVSNSGVRMPTSTIDGSSVTVEIYDVGKNEWRLAANIPAKRYSDPCVRAVVLLGALCIFMRETHMNERAKYAIYQYDLELDRWYLKQPVSERVLWDLGKDFRCAVGKLYPSCLEESPWKPPTYLFSPDGAEEFEVDGEMVSLPHI